The DNA segment ACAAACAATTTATTCCATTTTAAAAGGGGAATCAAAGAATCCTAGATTAAATCACGTAATTAAAATAGCAACGGTATTAGACATAGATTTAAACAAATTGAAAGGAGAACAGCAATGATTAAACATTTACAAAAAAGAACATTAAACCTAATATACTGGACATTTACAATAATTTTCCTGTGTGCATTAGCAATGACTAAATTTGAGTTCGAACAACTTTTTGCAGGATACATATTAGTAACTGGGTCAATGTGGGTTGGATTTGATAAGAGATTTGAAAAGTATTTTGAATAGGAGGAACAAATTGAATAAATATGAATTACATAACAAATTAATAGAATTACAAGAACTGCAAAGAAAAGTTGATAGTCATATCAAAATATGGAACAAAATACACATAGAAACTGCTTTATGTGAAGAATTTCACGAATGGTACAACGCTATAGGATTTTTCAAAGATTGGAAACAAAATAAAACTCCAAAAGAAAAACAACTTGATGAATTAGCAGACTGTTTAGCATTTGCACTATCTCTAATGAACAATGATAAGCAAGTATATAGCATTGATAGATGTGCTTTTATTCTAAAACGTATTGAAAATAAAAATCATAAAAAAGCTATGATCAATGAAATTGAAACGGGATACTTATTTAATAAGCGAGTTGGAAACACTGTATATATCCAATCAACAGAGTTTGCTATTGAGTTAATCCTAGATATTGCAATGATTTATTATTCTTTAGAAGCTTTGTTTGAAGCGTACATTAAAAAATCAATGGTTAATATTCAAAGGCAAAAAGAGGGGTATTAAAAAAAGCAGCCGTTAAAACAACAGCTACTTAATAAAAAATTCAATTATAAAATAACACAAAAAAGGAGAAAAAGCAAGTGACAGAAAATAACATTAAAGATCCACAACATTACAAAATTGGAAATTTAGAAACAATAGATCTAATTCAAAAAACAGTAAAAGACTTTGGCAGTGTTTGTCAAGCTAACATTTTGAAATACGGAATCAGAGCTAATAAGAAACACGAAAATCCAAAGGATGATATTCAGAAAATAATTAGATATGGTGAATTTTGGTTAAATCATTTAGAGGATAAGCCAGCAAGCAGTCCTCGAGTTGAAGAAATAGCAACCATAGACAAGTTAAAAGATATGCTGAACGAACAAGAGAAAGAGCTTATCCAGGATAAGAAGATTAAGTGTGTTGTTCTTGACGGTAAGCAAGTTCCAAAAGAGATTGCACAAGATTTATTAGATAGGTTAGGAGGTATGTAGCACAATGGGAATTAGAAGATATTCCGACATTATCGAAGATATCCGTTTTATGAGTAATAAAATATCTGACATACTTGACGAAGTACATTTTGACAGTTTGGAAAGACGAAAAATAAGAGAAGCACAAGATATCTTAGACAACAAAGTCTGTGAAATGGAGGATTTTAAAAATGAGGAAGAATGTTGGAGTTAATTTAACTCAAGCAATTAGGAATTATATTTTTAATAATCCTGGTTGCAGCAAATATGATTTGGTTAATGACTTAGGTTTTCCTTATTCCAAAATGAGGATGGCTATAAGTAAACTAAAAAATAATGGTGAAATTTTAATCGAAAATGGATGTTATACGGCTCTGGAAAGCTTGTCTTATTTAAAAGAGTATAATCAAACACCCGAAGAGTTCTCAAGAAGAGAATATCTTAAAAAATTAGTAGATGTAGTAATATCCAATATCCAAGAATGTACTGACCACAATATTAAGATCCAATACATTCAAGAAGGCAGAAGATTATTAAAAGATTTAAAATAAAGGAGATTTTTAAAAATGGAATTAAAAGTAAACGTAAATGTAATTATTGCGAGCAAAGAAGATGTGAATTTGTTGGAAGATGTTCTTATTAAACTGGGTAATGGTGAATTTAATGTGGGAAGCATTTCTACCCAAAATATATCATCAGTTCCAACTAATATAAATCAACCAGTTCAAGAAATTCAAAATGTTGTCCCAATTACCCCAGCGCAAAATACCGCTCCAGTACAAACTCAACCGGTGCAAACAGCAGTGCCAACGACTGCGAAAACTTATACTTTAGAAGATTTACAACGTGCTTCTGGTGCATTAGTGCAAGCTGGAAAAATTCAACAGTTGCAAGGCTTATTACAACAATTTAATGCTGTATCATTGGCACATTTAGCACAGGAGAACTTTGGAGCTTTTGCGCTTAAATTAAGGGAGTTAGGGGCGGATATCTAATGACTGAAATTAATCACAAAGAAAGGGCGCATGCTAAGCTTAGCGCTAGCGGTGCTAGTAGGTGGGCGACTTGTCCTGGTAGCGTGCAGATGGAAGATGGTATTCCAGATAGCGAATCTGTGTATGCAAAGGAAGGGACTTTAGCGCACGAATTAAGTGAACTTAAACTTAAGCATTATTTAGATCCAAAAGGATTTGGAAAAAGAAAGCTTAATGCAGCAGTTAAAAAGCTTAAAGAAAATGGATTATATCAAACTGAAATGGATTCTTATACAGATTCTTATGTGGATTTCATTAAAGAAAAAGCCTTGAGTTATTCATCTCAGCCTTACATTGAGATTGAAAAAAGAGTTGATTTTTCTAGCTGGGTTCCGGGAGGATTTGGGACTTGTGACTGTATTATTATTCAAGGCAACACGCTTTCTATCGTTGATTTGAAATACGGTAAAGGTGTTCCTGTTTCAGCAGAACAAAATGAACAGCTTATCTTGTATGCGCTGGGTGCTTACGAAGCGTTCAGTCTGATATATCAAATAGAGCACGTTGAAATGAATATAGTTCAGCCGAGACTTAATAATATATCTAGTTGGACTGCCAATTTAACAGAGCTTCTCCTGTGGGGCGATTATTTCAAAGTACAAGCCGAAAAAGCGTTAAGCGGTGAAGGTGAGTTAGTCCCTTCTGCTAAGGCTTGTAAGTTCTGCAAAGCGAGAAATATTTGCACTGCTAGAGCTGAGAATAATTTAACTCTTGAGTCTGAAATACATCTAAACCCTAATGAGATTCCAAAAGATAAGCTATACGAGTATATCTCAAGAGGTGAGGATATTGCTAAATGGGTTAATGATTTAAAAGCTTATGCGCTTAACCTATGCTTAGCTGGTGAAGATGTGAAAGGTCTTAAGGCGGTAGCTGGAAGAACTTCGCGCTCTTGGTCTAACCAGGATGAAGCACTTAAGAAATTAATAGACGGAGGTATTGATGAAGCGATAATTTATGATAAAGTGCCTTTAACTTTGGCTAAACTAGAAAAAGCCTTAGGCAAAGAACAATTTACAACGCTAGTAGGTGATATGGTAGTAACCAGCGAAGGTAAGCCTACACTAGTGTTTGAAAATGACAAACGACCTTCAATAACAAATACTGTAAATGTGACAAGCATTTTTAAACCATTAAATTAAAACAGAAATTAAGGAGATTATAAAATTATGACAAACGAAACAACAGCAGTAGTACAAAATGTAAGATTAAGTTATGTGAACGTATTTAAACCATATTCAAACAGTCCGGAGCAAGCTCCAAAATATAGCGCGACTATTTTATTACCAAAAAGCGACTTAGCAAGTAAGCAAAGTTTAGATGCTGCAATTCAAGCAGCTACTCAAAAAGGTCTTAACGAAAAATGGAACGGGATAATGCCTCCTGTGGTTGCTAATCCTATTCATGATGGAGACGGAGTTAAACAAGATGGGACTCCGTTTGGTGATGAATGTAAAGGGTGTTGGGTGTTTACTGCCAGTTCAAACGCTGACAGACAGCCTCAAATAGTAGATAGAAATGTTCAACCTATATTGGACCAGTCTCAAATTTATTCAGGAGTTTACGCAAATGTAGCAATTAATGTTTTTCCTTATATTCATACAGGTAAAAAAGGTGTAGGGTTTGGTTTAACTCACATTCAAAAAGTTAGAGATGGAGAAGTTTTAGGTGGCGCTCCTGTGTCGGCAGATAAAGTATTCAACGCGTTAGGTGGTGCTCAACAATCAGCTAATCCATTCCCTAATCCTCAACAATACCAACAACCAATGCAACAACCAATGCAACAGCAACCTGTTCAACAATATCAACAACCAATGCAACAGCAACCTGTTCAACAAAATACTTTCGGTGTAGATCCAATTACAGGACTTCCACTTTAAATTTAAAATTTAGGGGGTTATTAAGCCCCCTATTAATAGGAGGAGACTATGCAGCATTTAAGTATAGATATAGAAACTCGAAGCAGCGTCAATATTGCCAAGAGTGGGGCCTATAAATATGCCCAGTCAGATGACTTTGAAATATTAATGTTCTCCTATAAGCTTAATGATTTGCCAGTACAATTAGTGGATTTAAAACAAGGTGAGAAGATCCCCCCTTATATAGTAGGATTGCTTGATGATGAAAATTGTATTAAGCACGCATATAATGCTGCTTTTGAATGGTTTTGCTTAAATCAAGCAGGATATGAAACCAACATATCTCAGTGGAGATGCACTATGGTGCATGCTACGTATTTAGGGCTTCCTGCAGGATTAAGCATGACTGGTAATGCAATAGGGATTGCTGATGATAAAAAGAAATTAACAACTGGAAGCAGGTTGATTCAATACTTTTCTGTTCCATGTAAGCCAACAAAGACTAATGGTGGTAGAACGTGGAACGACCCACATCATGATTTAGATAAGTGGAAATTATACTGTGAATACAACATGCAAGACGTCGAGGCAGAATATACAATTTACCAGCATTTAAAAGCTTTTGAAGTTCCATCAAAAGAACAAAGACTTTGGGAAATGGATATTTTAATGAACTCTAAAGGAGTTAAGATTGATAAGGCGTTAGTTGAATCTATTTTAAAAATTGATGCTGAAAGCACAGAGAAATTAACAGAAGAAGCTTATCAAATTACAGAACTTGAAAATCCTAACAGTATTTCACAACTTAAATCTTGGGTAGAAAGTCAGCTTGATGAAGATTTACCTGGTTTAACAAAAGATGTTATTTCCAATTTACTTTCTAGAGATAATTTGCCTTTAAAAGTTAAAAGAGTGTTAGAAATTAGACAGCAACTTGGTAAAACTAGTGTAAGTAAATATTCTGCTATGGAAAATGCAATGTGTGAAGATGATAGAGTTCGAGGATTATTGCAGTTTTACGGGGCAAACAGGACTGGCCGTTGGGCCGGCCGACTTGTTCAAGTTCAGAACTTACCTAGAAATTACATAAGCACACTAGACACTGCTAGAGAGCTTGCAAAATTAGGAAATTTTGAGGGGCTTAAAATTCTTTATAATAACGTTCCTGATACACTTAGTCAGTTAGTAAGAACAGCTTTTATAACAAGTAAAGATAAGTTTATAATAAGTGATTTTAGTGCTATTGAAGCACGGGTAATTGCTTGGCTTGCTGGTGAAGAGTGGGTTAACGAAGTATTCGCAACTCACGGAAAAATCTATGAAGCAACAGCAAGTCAAATGTTTAATGTTCCGATTGATAAGATTAAAAAAGGTAATCCTGAATATGAACTTAGACAGCGTGGGAAAGTAGCAACTTTAGCATTAGGATATCAAGGCGGAGAGTCAGCTTTAATAGCAATGGGGGCTGACAGAATGGGGCTATCTGATGACGAACTTACGGATATTAAAGTTCGTTGGAGAGAAGCTAACAAGAACATTGTTCGCTTGTGGTATGCCGTCGGAGATGCTGTAATTCAAGCTATGAACGGCAACGGCACTCAATATGTAAGAGGGTTAGAGATCCAACGTGAATGGGATATGATGTACGGTTTAGATTTTATAACAATTAAACTGCCAAGTGATCGGAAATTGTATTATCCAAAACCATTCTTACAGACTAATCAATTTGGAAAAGATGCACTCCATTATTATGGGGTCAACCAAACAACTAAAAAATGGGAAGTCAACTCTACTTACGGAGGTAAGCTTGTCGAGAACATAGTGCAAGCAATAGCTAGAGATTGTTTGGCAGAAACATTATTAAGATTGTACGAGAAAAATTATGACGTTGTAATGCACATCCACGACGAAGTGGTTATTGATGCTTACGACGATGAAAAACTAGAAGATGTAAATAATATTTTAGCCGAGCCAATTAATTGGGCTCCAGGATTAATATTAAAAGGCGCTGGATTTGAGACTAAATATTATATGAAAGATTAAGAAAGGAGGTTAAAAAGTGCAAGCAAATAGATTATTAGGAATTGCAAAAGCAAATCACAGAAAAGCGACTGTTTGGCAAAATACAGACATTAGCTGGCTTGATTTTGTAGAAACTTTAAAATCTCCGGTTAGAACACAAGAGAAATATGAGGAATTTCTCAAACTTAAAAAATCAGAACAAGATGAGTTAAAAGATGTTGGGGGCTTCACTGGGGCTAAGCTTTTAGATGGCCGAAGAAAAGCAACGAACATAATCAGTCGTGATGTTGTCTGTTTGGATTTAGATAACATTCAACCAAATATGACGGACGATATTTTAAAAAGAGTTGGTTCGCTTGGGTGTACAGCGGTTGTTTATTCAACTAGAAAACACAGCAATTATACACCTA comes from the Gemella morbillorum genome and includes:
- a CDS encoding helix-turn-helix domain-containing protein, with protein sequence MKEFNKLINERLKELNMSKYKLAKLTGIFEQTIYSILKGESKNPRLNHVIKIATVLDIDLNKLKGEQQ
- a CDS encoding dUTP diphosphatase — protein: MNKYELHNKLIELQELQRKVDSHIKIWNKIHIETALCEEFHEWYNAIGFFKDWKQNKTPKEKQLDELADCLAFALSLMNNDKQVYSIDRCAFILKRIENKNHKKAMINEIETGYLFNKRVGNTVYIQSTEFAIELILDIAMIYYSLEALFEAYIKKSMVNIQRQKEGY
- a CDS encoding DUF3310 domain-containing protein, whose translation is MTENNIKDPQHYKIGNLETIDLIQKTVKDFGSVCQANILKYGIRANKKHENPKDDIQKIIRYGEFWLNHLEDKPASSPRVEEIATIDKLKDMLNEQEKELIQDKKIKCVVLDGKQVPKEIAQDLLDRLGGM
- a CDS encoding DUF2800 domain-containing protein — translated: MTEINHKERAHAKLSASGASRWATCPGSVQMEDGIPDSESVYAKEGTLAHELSELKLKHYLDPKGFGKRKLNAAVKKLKENGLYQTEMDSYTDSYVDFIKEKALSYSSQPYIEIEKRVDFSSWVPGGFGTCDCIIIQGNTLSIVDLKYGKGVPVSAEQNEQLILYALGAYEAFSLIYQIEHVEMNIVQPRLNNISSWTANLTELLLWGDYFKVQAEKALSGEGELVPSAKACKFCKARNICTARAENNLTLESEIHLNPNEIPKDKLYEYISRGEDIAKWVNDLKAYALNLCLAGEDVKGLKAVAGRTSRSWSNQDEALKKLIDGGIDEAIIYDKVPLTLAKLEKALGKEQFTTLVGDMVVTSEGKPTLVFENDKRPSITNTVNVTSIFKPLN
- a CDS encoding DUF2815 family protein, with product MTNETTAVVQNVRLSYVNVFKPYSNSPEQAPKYSATILLPKSDLASKQSLDAAIQAATQKGLNEKWNGIMPPVVANPIHDGDGVKQDGTPFGDECKGCWVFTASSNADRQPQIVDRNVQPILDQSQIYSGVYANVAINVFPYIHTGKKGVGFGLTHIQKVRDGEVLGGAPVSADKVFNALGGAQQSANPFPNPQQYQQPMQQPMQQQPVQQYQQPMQQQPVQQNTFGVDPITGLPL
- a CDS encoding DNA polymerase, with amino-acid sequence MQHLSIDIETRSSVNIAKSGAYKYAQSDDFEILMFSYKLNDLPVQLVDLKQGEKIPPYIVGLLDDENCIKHAYNAAFEWFCLNQAGYETNISQWRCTMVHATYLGLPAGLSMTGNAIGIADDKKKLTTGSRLIQYFSVPCKPTKTNGGRTWNDPHHDLDKWKLYCEYNMQDVEAEYTIYQHLKAFEVPSKEQRLWEMDILMNSKGVKIDKALVESILKIDAESTEKLTEEAYQITELENPNSISQLKSWVESQLDEDLPGLTKDVISNLLSRDNLPLKVKRVLEIRQQLGKTSVSKYSAMENAMCEDDRVRGLLQFYGANRTGRWAGRLVQVQNLPRNYISTLDTARELAKLGNFEGLKILYNNVPDTLSQLVRTAFITSKDKFIISDFSAIEARVIAWLAGEEWVNEVFATHGKIYEATASQMFNVPIDKIKKGNPEYELRQRGKVATLALGYQGGESALIAMGADRMGLSDDELTDIKVRWREANKNIVRLWYAVGDAVIQAMNGNGTQYVRGLEIQREWDMMYGLDFITIKLPSDRKLYYPKPFLQTNQFGKDALHYYGVNQTTKKWEVNSTYGGKLVENIVQAIARDCLAETLLRLYEKNYDVVMHIHDEVVIDAYDDEKLEDVNNILAEPINWAPGLILKGAGFETKYYMKD